In the Candidatus Methylacidiphilales bacterium genome, CCCGCTCTACCTCTCCAACGAGTGTGTCAACAACTGCAAGTATTGCGGCTTCTCCCGCGACAACCCGATTTTCCGCACCACCCTGAGCGTGGACCAGGTCGAGGCCGAGGCCCGTTACCTCGCCACCGAGGGCTTCCGCAGCATCCTCCTGGTTGCCGGCGAACACCCCAAGTTCGTCAGCAATGGCTACTTGGAAGACTGTGTACGACGCCTTTCCGCCTTCGTCCCTTCTGTCGCCCTCGAGGTCGGACCGATGGAAACGGAGGAATACCGCCCGGTCGTCGCCGCCGGGGCCGAGGGCCTGGTGGTTTACCAGGAAACCTACGACCGTGCGACTTACGACACCCTGCACACCGCCGGGCCGAAAAAGAATTTCGACTGGCGCCTGGAGTGTCCCGAGCGGGCCTACCAGGCCGGCTTCCGGCGCATCGGCATCGGGGCCCTGCTGGGCTTGGCCGATTGGCGCGCGGAAGCGCTGGCCCTGGCCGCCCACTGTGACTACCTGCTGCGCCACTGCTGGCGTGCCTCGGTCACCGTTTCGCTGCCCCGTCTCCGTCCGGCGGCGGGGGAATTCGAGCCCACCCATCCCGTGTCCGACCGCGACTTCACCCGCTTGATGCTGGCCTTGCGACTGACCTTCCCGCAGGTCGGCTTGGTTTTGTCCACCCGCGAGCCCGCCCGCCTGCGCGACGGCCTCATGCCATTGGGGATCACCCTCATGAGCGCAGGGGCACGCACCGAACCCGGCGGATACACCGGCGCCGGACGCGAGGCCCTTCATCGGACCGAACGCGGGAAAATCGTCCCCTTGATCGGCACCGAGGGCGAATACGCCACCGAACAATTCGCCATTTCCGATGACCGCTCGGCGGGGGAGATTGCCGAGAAGCTCCGGTCCCTGGGTTTGGACCCGGTTTGGAAAGACTGGGACCGAGCCCTGGCCCACCAAGAGCAGGCGGCCTGAAGATGCCGGACGCACAGAAAGTCGTGGTCTTCGTCAACGGTCGGGCGCGCCAAGTCAGCGACGACCGGGACCTGGTCTCGTTGATCGATGAATTGCAACTGGCCCCGAGGATGGTGCTGATCGAGTACAACGGACGCGCCCTGCACAGGCATGAGTGGCCGGGGGTGAAACTGGCCCACGGCGACCGCCTGGAAATCCTCCGCGTCGTCGCCGGGGGGTGATCCTATT is a window encoding:
- the thiH gene encoding 2-iminoacetate synthase ThiH → MSFVDEFNRLPGIASPRLQAFQRLLEPGHDLEALAARAAQTTRRHFGKTMRLFAPLYLSNECVNNCKYCGFSRDNPIFRTTLSVDQVEAEARYLATEGFRSILLVAGEHPKFVSNGYLEDCVRRLSAFVPSVALEVGPMETEEYRPVVAAGAEGLVVYQETYDRATYDTLHTAGPKKNFDWRLECPERAYQAGFRRIGIGALLGLADWRAEALALAAHCDYLLRHCWRASVTVSLPRLRPAAGEFEPTHPVSDRDFTRLMLALRLTFPQVGLVLSTREPARLRDGLMPLGITLMSAGARTEPGGYTGAGREALHRTERGKIVPLIGTEGEYATEQFAISDDRSAGEIAEKLRSLGLDPVWKDWDRALAHQEQAA
- the thiS gene encoding sulfur carrier protein ThiS, producing the protein MPDAQKVVVFVNGRARQVSDDRDLVSLIDELQLAPRMVLIEYNGRALHRHEWPGVKLAHGDRLEILRVVAGG